CGAATTCATAAACACACAGTAAATTTTTATGGTGAGATCAAGTTAAAATTGGAAGACAGataaatatgatatttaaaattatgtatgttACATATGGACGTATTTAATGTCGAAGCAATTTTaaaccgaactagagaccaaatctcagttatccaattttttaatttagtggATAAAATAAATCAAGCAAATGATATACTTCATTTTTAGATCgttttacttcattttatacAAAATTCATTATTTGATCGTCTTACTTCATTGCAGAATGACTAaagtaataaactaaaaatgatCTTAAAATGAACTATTATTGTCTAATAATGAACTATACTTTAGTTCAACTATTTGGCATTATGAATTAGTTCTGCCCATATCACAACCCGGATCCATACGGAggaaaatgacatgaaattcagAGCTTATGTTTTCGAAAAACTTGAATTGTCTCAAATGTTGGAGACGATAAAGAAATAATTGGATGTTTTTGATGTCATATGAATCGacgtaattataattataatttaaacaaTGAAGCACTAAATTATGATGGTTGACCACTTGCTCCCCAAGCTAATAATTCAACTTTGTTCCTATATAAGCTATACAAAACTTGCAAACATGGATCAATTCAGCTCACATTCATTCAGCATAGCAAAAATGAAGAGAGAGGGTTACCAACATGGCATGGTCAAGACCTATCCCGTTATATGGACAAGGCTGCGAGATCCCGACAAGCTGAACACGGCCGGCCTATTTGCTAAAGTTCCAACCAAGCCCACCAACCACTCCAAGTTCACCGGCAAGTGTGGCCGGTCCATGTGTCGTGAATGCCACTCGAACCCAGCTTGCAAGTCCAAAGACAAGGCTAAGGGAGCACAAAAACTTCGGTCTTCATCCAACACCATGAGATCATTGTCAGGGTTTTCAACTATGACCATTTTAGACTATATAGATGGTGACTATGATTGTGCCAATCACCTTTATAGAGGACGTGGTGATGAATAATATATAGAGGATTGAAGAAATTTCACATACTCATGTCATTTATGGAGAGGAAAATGGAGACATTATGTAGAAATTGGTTGGCGAACAAGATTTGTACTTggtttgatgttttttttaacCCTCGAATGTATTTCTTTACAACGTCCTTTCGTATTTTCTTCATTTAGTTGCCAAAAAATTAAGATCACGGATATCAAACaccatttataattttataccATGACTTGGTGAAACAATCCCACATAATTGTGATCAATGTCAAACCCTTCTTagagaccgaactagagaccaaattagggccctccattttcttcatcttgtggttaggattaatttacaattaatttaatattttattcaataaaaacttttttttaattttaattttgatttaaaaaaattaattattttttttataataaaaacttgccggagtaaataatgaactatattcactaaataatgaacGTACGACAAaaggatttttttaataattaataaaaatttattgatatttaaaattcgaaatttaaaattaaattttataaaattaaatctaatattgaaataaagaaacaaagtgaaggatgacaaaagggaagaaaatgataattttgaaataatatcagatttagtacatcactgaaataatatcagatttaaaatgttaaaagtgtaaaaagaccaaattgcccaaatgctcaaaagggtattttcgtataaaaaatggcaaaaggaccaaatttgagataaacccttagtccagagatgtctggcgatattttaaagtccagggactatgggcgagataaactgtcacgaccgcccttttagagttaataaatacgggcgatcgtgattaaaagtaTTAAATGAACAGAcgaaaagaattagggtttcaatcactagttggaccaacaattaatatcccaataaataaccaagaatatccattatcctaataattaaagttgtcggcccaaatataacataattaaacgaaacgacacagcggaaacgaccaagagaaagagtgacgccatgtgtgaagacacaacggtactcaaggttcaaagacaaTAATAATCTcttaaattcacttgctcaacaccaccacatcctcgtcgccgctcaacctgcacatagggaaaacacatgcagggctgagtactatgaaatatactcagtgggctcatgccgaaaacattttcaatcaaaatatcatttatcatgccatacataagtaaccatcggggtttagctttagaaaggcccgaggcactcaaaatcatttcccattgtaaaagtcgactgatcagtcattttcccatagacgtttaccatatctgccaatacatgacttggaatgtggccacaaaccaagccactagaccggccagcccgtacgctagcacacgatctaccataggtgtacactagtccaagtagggtttgcggccctacgaggacccgaattcgatttatataacaatggcgcatacccatatcagataggcacgttaaaacacaaatcacggcatgataaatacagtttcatttccatcgataaaatatttaggacgttgtccttatttaaaagaaagcccacctcgactgcttaattcACAATCACTTTCCTCCCCTTGGTATCACGTttcacttgcgatgattcacctttaacatttgGATagtacataaatcaacacacatttcaaacaaataaataaaaatgcatgcatcctaagcgaaGTTATTTATCTCGTTTTATCTCGgtttttcgattattcggcggtcGCTTACGCccctaattcctccgttggctcctcgtatttttcctcaacgatatcgaaataaaatctccaaaattataaaagtgtataattaaattatcgcaaccattttccctcgaactatatttatttcggacttaggataaaattattcattcgtCGAAATATTccagaattaattaaataattcgtcactattaattatcggcccaaagatttatttaaaagcccaagacttaattatttccccaccttatatctccaatcaAAATTTTTAAGCCCCAAACCAAAAAATATAAGAGAGCCCAACTaacaaaacatctaatttaTTAATGTGGCCCAATtgcttttaaaaaataaaagagcaggcccaaagaaaaaataaaaaaaatatactgcCTTTTTTTGTCACGTATACTCCCTCCCCAACATACACAAACAAAAATTAAGTAAACCTTACTGCAAAAGTAACAAAACATATTAATACTCTCATTCTCTAAACAAAACGTCGGCTTccctccccctctctctctactGTATTCTCCCACAAATTGCAGCTACTAACAAAACGAAGTTCCAAATTCACCTCCATCTCTCTCGATTTTTCTCACAAGAAAACGAAAACTCCCAATTAAAGAGAAAGCCCCAAAACAGAAACCGTCGATTCTCCGATTCACCGTCGCCTTCCACCGTCGCCGGCCGCTGCTCACCGGGAAGAAAAATTGCGGTCGCCACGGTCCTGTCGGCGCCGTCGCGCGTCCAAAACTGCCGTCGTCTGCAGCCTCCCGTCGGTCAGCCTCTGCTGCATTCGTCGCCACGGCGCCGCTGCCGTCGTCACCGCAGGCTGCGGTCAGTTTGCCTTCGCCGTTGAGTTCGGTCAGCGTCGGtgccccgaaaccaacccgagATTCTCGATTTCAAACTTACAGTTAAGTTCTTACTTGTTTTGGTGAAATTAAAGTTCGTTTCCTTTTTACTTAATTGTTCGTGCTACTGATTAGATTTAGTTACCGTTATCGTAAGTTGCGTTGCTTACATGGTATGCACAGAATGTGACTGAAATTGAGGAAACAAGTGATCATATACCTTGAACAGATTTTGAGCGAATACATGGTAATTTCCCCTGTCGAGTTGGGTTCTCGGTTTCTGTCGGGAAAAGATTATATGAGTTGGTttgaataatgaaaaaaaaaatagaggaaACTTCATCAGAATTACCTTGAATTGAAGTTGTTAAGAATCTGTCTTGGTTTCTTGCTGCAGAGAACGGTATGAGAAAGAATGAATTTGTGAAGTGGTTAATATAGAGGGAAGTGGTTaaaagatatgggagagatttaggGGAGAGAGGGCGGCTTTTCTAACGTGGGTTGAGGGGGAGAATtcgattttcttttcttttatttgttatttgttTGCAGAGCACGGAGGAGGAAAGTCTTTTCACGGAGGACGATAATCTTTACAAGATCTTTATTTAATATCTAAATTAATGTCGATTGATGATCAAATCAACATGGAGAATATTaaattagtttagtttaattcacattactttgtattttattttaaattatgcagtccataatttatttatcacggactgaatttttatattatttattccaTTTATCCGATCCAACTCGCGGATTGAGTCCAATATATTTATTCCccacggaaaggaattattttagATTCGCGcattaatttatttcacaaatttcTAGTCGAGCAATaattccactcaacaattaattcacggacttcgcaaTATTAATAGCATTAAATACAAGTCCTTTAGGGTTCacaaattaggtttagaaaaacggggcgttacatcctaccaaccttaacagaaatttcgtcccgaaatttgttaccctcaagtaaagagttctgggtacaattccatcattttatcctcattctcccacgtggcttcttcatgcccatgattttTCCAAAGTACTCTCACAC
This sequence is a window from Salvia splendens isolate huo1 chromosome 5, SspV2, whole genome shotgun sequence. Protein-coding genes within it:
- the LOC121804153 gene encoding uncharacterized protein LOC121804153, which translates into the protein MDQFSSHSFSIAKMKREGYQHGMVKTYPVIWTRLRDPDKLNTAGLFAKVPTKPTNHSKFTGKCGRSMCRECHSNPACKSKDKAKGAQKLRSSSNTMRSLSGFSTMTILDYIDGDYDCANHLYRGRGDE